In one window of Agromyces badenianii DNA:
- a CDS encoding SHOCT domain-containing protein, giving the protein MLATLATTAVVTHAGPWAAGFGWVFFLIPIFWFLVIGLIIFLVARNRRHFWATGGPSGSYGPPWMRGGSAESTLSERFAKGDIDETEYRARLEVLRANRPNA; this is encoded by the coding sequence ATGCTCGCCACCCTCGCGACCACCGCAGTGGTCACCCACGCCGGCCCATGGGCGGCCGGCTTCGGATGGGTCTTCTTCCTCATTCCGATCTTCTGGTTCCTCGTCATCGGCCTGATCATCTTCCTCGTCGCCCGGAATCGTCGGCACTTCTGGGCGACCGGCGGCCCGAGCGGCTCGTACGGCCCGCCGTGGATGCGCGGCGGCAGTGCCGAGTCGACCCTCTCCGAGCGTTTCGCCAAGGGCGACATCGACGAGACCGAGTACCGCGCCCGCCTTGAGGTGCTGCGCGCGAATCGTCCGAACGCCTGA